GTTGTTCGTGTTCTAAACCCTTTGGTCGGCGCCGCCGGACGGAAACTTTCATGGGCCACCGCTGCCCAGGGGTTGGGCATTCCCCTGGACGCCACCGCCACCGGGGATCGCCTATGCCTGGACTACGCAGCCAAAACCGGTGAGAAGATCAACGTCGATTTCGGAACCCTCGACTACGAGGTTGCGACGGCTTTGGCAGACGTTCTCGGTCGCCATACGACGTCACCCGATAGATGCCTCTTCGCCGTCTGGACCGGTTACTCGGACATTCGGGAGGAGCTCACCCGTGCCCCGGTGGTAGTCCTTCCTCCCGAGCGGGAAATGTTCCTGATGCTGATTCGGTCTACGTCGCTGGTTCCCAAGAATGCATTTCGGCACTCCTAGATGATCCCCGCTTGGAAACGCTTGTTGTTCACCACTCCGATGTTCACCCGGGCATCTACGCACGCTGAACAAGGTAGCCGCCTGCCGCTTATGGGGAACCTTTAGCGAAACAGAACATATTCACGCTCTTGGCCCCGGTCGCGTCGGCTAGTCGGTTCTTGAGAGCTCCCGAAGGAAGTCCAGGGTAGTCCGGCCAGCGAGTACGGCCGAAAAATGCGCTTCACCTAAGCCGGCGTCCGCGGCGATCGCGAGTGGAGAGATGCCTGAGTCACCCACAACGCGATCGCGCCGAATAGAACGATTAGGACTCTTAGTACGTACCACGAGGGGACCCGGTCACGGCGCCGTAAATTGCTAACGCGGCTCCACTGCTGCAACCGGTGATGATCCCTCACCGCGCCTCTAGCGTCCAGTCAGAGAATCTATTTTCAGCGCTTCAGCGTGGCGCATGATGAGAGAAGCTGCAATCAAGACCGCAGAGAATAGGACGCACACGACTGGGGCTAGCAGGTAGATCGTCGTGACCAGTATTGCCACGGGTGCGTCCCCTACGAATGTAGGGGTGCCGAAATTACCAATGATGAGCGGGCTCATCACTACCAATATGGCAGCGATTACAGCCAGGGCTATCCCGGTACGCATCGTCGTCGTTGACAATTTTGACGCTTCCACCTTGGACCCCCATCCATCAATCAGATGAGTATCAGACAAACAGCACAGCCCGTCTTCCGCAAGGAGTTAGCCAAAGAACGTTACCTCCTGGAGACTGTAAATGGTTTCCTCGCGCCCTTCGCAGCGGATCCTACGCACCGCGGAAAACTGCGATGGGGCGGAGGGACGGGCATGATCACATCCCGAAAGGGGCCCGCCCGCAACCTGTCCCGTTAGCCGGTAGCCGACCGCGACGCTACTATGCCGCGTTTGAGGAACCTTCACCGGTGTGATTTTCGGCGATAAATGGCGGTCTTTTTGCGGCGCTATTTGTCATTTCGCCGGCGTTGCCGTTGCTCGTTGGATGGCGCGGTAGACCGTAGAACGGGCGATGCGGAATAGTTCGGCGATCTCGGTCGTGGTGTGCACCCTGCCCTGGTGGAGGCTAACGAGGTGCGCTTCCTGGGCTTTCGAGAGCTTCGGTTGTTTCCCTCGGAGCCGGCCCTTGGCTTTTGCTACACTCGAACTACGTTGCGCTGGGAATGCTGGTGGAAAAGCTTCGGGGGCGACCCATCGGCGACGTCATAAAGACGGATATCAGTGAGCCACTGGGATTGAAGGGGACGTCCATGACAGTGGCTGGACCGCCACCCCCGAACATGGCCCACGGTTACCTACTCATAGACGCCAAGCAAGTGGATGTTACATACCCCGCGTACCAAATTGGCTCACCGTCGGGCGGTATCGTTTCCACCGTTTCGGACCTGAACACGTTCTACAGGGCACTAATGCGGGGCGAACTCCTGAAGCCAGCCACCGTTGACGAGATGAAAGGAGCTGACGCTTCCTTCTACGGACTGGGCCTGTGGCGCTGGAACGACGCCTGCACGAACGGCTTCGCCTTCGGCCACCCGGGCGACATCCTCGGGTACGGCACCGCCTCCATGACCAGCGCCGACGGCAATCGCCAAGTGAGCATAGCCATCACCTATCCGCCCGCCCCGTACGTCGAAGGTGGAGAAAACCGGTTGGACGCGGAAATCGTGGATATCGCGCAAATCACCCTCGGCAACATGTGCTGATCCGCTGGTCGGAGCGCACTTTCAGGACAACGGAGGAGAATGGCACCAAGGTATGGCGTCCGGCCAGCGCATCAACTGCCGGAGAACCGCCACTTTAGGCTGCGAAATAACCGCCAAACGACGTTAACAGTCACAGGTCTAAAACCGCTGAGCTGGCGGCGCGAGGCATACCTGTACCCGCGGCGCAGCAAGCGCTGGATAACTCCTACACCGCCGCGCACGATGGCCGGCACTACGCGCTGTTCCCTTTCATTGACGGCCGGCAAGCAACGTGGGGCGATGCTGAATCGATCGCACGTGCGATGCGTGCCGTACACGAGATCACCGACCTCGACCTGCCCAAGACCGATATGGACGAGTGGTGCATCGAGGCACTGCGCGACCGACGAGACCATCCCTGGATCGGCGATCGCCGCGACGAGGTCATGGCCAACGTCGACAGGCTCGAAGCAGCGATCGAACGGGCACGCACCATTGAGGTGCTCCACGTCGTCTGTCATCACGATGTACTCCCACACAATGTTCTAGTCGATGGCGGCGGACGCGTCGCGGCACTGCTTGACTGGGGCCACGCGATGCTGGCGCCGCGCGAGCACGACCTGTTCGCCGCCTTGTGCGGGACCGAGGCGGTGCGCTTCCTACACGCTTATGGCTCCAAGGGGCTTAACCTCACCCATCTGGAGTACGCCCGGCTGGCCCGCTCCCTACGCGACCTCGCGGTCCGCATCGTTAATGAGGTTGACTTGGAGGGCATCAATAGCTGGGGCTTCGACGGGCTGTGGCGAGTCGACGCCGACCTCGCGCTCGTTCGACCCTTCTGCGATCGCTGATGCCGATCGGGCAAGGAGACGAGACGAGAGTGCACCGCGACAGTCGCTGCCCGGTAAACGATCCCCTGAGGGCACGGTGCTGCAAAGGGTTCCCCACCTGGCTCGTTGGCTCGAAACCTCCACGTCTCGAAACGTCAAGGTTTCGAGACAAATTGATGTCGCGGATTGTGACAAGGAGTGCTGACCAAACGGGCACTTGTGGACAGGAGCCCCCGGTCACTGATCACAGCCCGTCTGAACAAACTCCGGAATTCAGCGGGATTTTGTGTGCAGTCGGCTTCTGAAAATGACAAGAGGAGGGGGCGGCGCCCGCTGGCGGGATTGTCTATCGCATCAGCCGTTCACTTGTCGGACTTAAACACAATCGAGTCGAAGACGGCGAGTGCCTCTCTCATCAGCTCCGGATTCATGGGTGGGCGGAATTGGGCCACCCAGATCACAGCGCGCTGGCCATTCAGGTCGACCACCCGATAGGTTTCGCGTTCATTCTGAGTCGAGTACCAGCGTGAGCATCCGTATGCGTCTTTTGAGTGGACGCAAAACTTGCCCCCGTCGCAGGCTGCGATGTCCACGTCGCCCTCGACGGAGTGGTCGAACTCGAAGCCGGAGTAATCACCCACCACGACCTTGACGGGAGGGGTGCTCGCCGTTGACGTCTGCGCCGTCATCGCCTCGACGAAGGCCTCAGCCGACGGATCCAGCTTGACGAGCGCGCCCTGCCACGCACATGCGTCCGTCGCCACATAGTTGGCGGGCCACCAAGCCACGAAGACCGCACCTTCATCCGGGTGATCCGGGTCGTCATTGGGCGGGCTGTAGACCCCGCCGTCGCCAGGATGCCAGCCGTCTGGGACGGTGATCTCGAAAGGCTCAGTGAAGCTGGTGACGAGGTACGTGCCGGCGTGGGTGTCGACACCCTCCTGCAGCGGTGCGACCGTGCCAGCCTCCGTAGTTGGTGCGGGGGAGGGCTCGTCGTAGGTGCACGCCGAGAGGCCGACGGGCCCGAGTAGTCCGAGCGACAAGATCGATGCCGAG
This genomic interval from Arthrobacter sp. SLBN-100 contains the following:
- a CDS encoding serine hydrolase domain-containing protein, whose protein sequence is MLHSNYVALGMLVEKLRGRPIGDVIKTDISEPLGLKGTSMTVAGPPPPNMAHGYLLIDAKQVDVTYPAYQIGSPSGGIVSTVSDLNTFYRALMRGELLKPATVDEMKGADASFYGLGLWRWNDACTNGFAFGHPGDILGYGTASMTSADGNRQVSIAITYPPAPYVEGGENRLDAEIVDIAQITLGNMC
- a CDS encoding phosphotransferase enzyme family protein — translated: MAARGIPVPAAQQALDNSYTAAHDGRHYALFPFIDGRQATWGDAESIARAMRAVHEITDLDLPKTDMDEWCIEALRDRRDHPWIGDRRDEVMANVDRLEAAIERARTIEVLHVVCHHDVLPHNVLVDGGGRVAALLDWGHAMLAPREHDLFAALCGTEAVRFLHAYGSKGLNLTHLEYARLARSLRDLAVRIVNEVDLEGINSWGFDGLWRVDADLALVRPFCDR